The genome window GGGCTTTAGAAAAATCTGGACGAAAAACGAAAAAATATATTTAAACGGAAAAGAATTGCAAATCCGTGGTGTAAACAGACACGAAGAACATCCCGAATTCGGTTTCGCATTCCCGCCCGCGCTCATGAAAAGAGATATTGATTTAGCACTCGAAATGGGTTGTAATGCGTTCCGTGGTTCGCATTATCCGAATGCGCAGGAATTTTTGGATTTCTTAGACGAAAACGGTGTTTTGTTCTGGAGCGAAATTCCTATCTGGGGCTGTGGCTTTTCGGAAGAAGCTTTAGCAGACCCCGTTGTGGTTGAGCGCGGTCTTAACATGCACAAGGAAATGGTTAAGCATTATTTTAACCATCCTTCCATTGTGTTCTGGGGTATGCATAACGAAATTCAGTCCAACAAACCGGCAGGCTTTGAAATGACCAAGACTTACCAAAAATTCTTAAGGGAAAACGGCGGTAACCGTTTAATTGTTTTTGCATCCAACCATGCGTTAAATGACATCAGCTATGAATTCACAGATGTTATTTGTATCAATGCATACTTGGGATGGTACAGCGATTCCGTGGAGGATTGGGGTAATTTTATTGAAGAACTGGTTGCTTACCGTAATGAACTGGGCTTTTCGGACAAACCGATTCTGATGGGTGAATTTGGTGCAGCTGCTATTTACGGTTGGCACGATGACGAAAATATTCTGTGGAGTGAAGAGTATCAGGCAAAGCTTATATCCTATTGCTTAGAGCTGTTTCATAAAACACCTGCAATGGCCGGCACATTTATCTGGCAGTTTTGCGACATCCGAACCAGTAAAGATATGGGCTTAAATCGTGCCAGAAGCTTTAACAACAAGGGTCTTTTAAACGAATACCGCAAGCCAAAGCTTGCATACCGTGCAGCGAAAAATCTGTATCTACAGTTTAAAGCGGAGATGGAAAAATGAGAGTCGGCATTAATTTATATGGTGGGTTCCCTTACGAACAGGTGATAGAGGCTTTCAAAGAAAACGGCATTGACCATACCTTTGTTTGCATTGAGCATCCGCAGTTTGAAGCGGTTATGCAGGCATTGCAGGAAGCAAAAATCAAGGTGGATAGTTTTCATGCCCCCTATAAAAAGCAAAACCTTATATGGACAGAAGGGGATACGGGTGAAGAAATGCTCGCTATTTTCTTAAAAAGCATAGATTACTGCGTGCAATACGGTGTAAAAACCATGGTCATGCATGTTTCAAACGGCAGACCCATGCCCGAAATTTCCGAAACCGGCGTCAGACGGTTTGATAAGCTTATGTCTTATGCCAAAGGGAAAGGAATTACGGTTGCTTTTGAAAGCCATCGTTACTTAGAGAATGTGAAGTTTATGATGGAGCGGTATCCCGAGGCAGGCTTTTGCTTAGACACTGCGCATGAGCACGCATTCACCCCGGGGCTTAAGTATATGCCTTTTTGGGGACACAGATTGGTGGCAACCCATATAAGTGATAATGATTGCCTTTGTGATAAGGATATGCACATGCTTCCCTTTGACGGCATCATTGACTGGGAAACCACCGCAAAAGAGATTGCAGAATGCGGAAGAGATGTCACCTTAATGCTTGAAATCAAGCCCGGGAACCATGAAAAATATAAAGATTTATCTGCAAAGGAATACTATGCAGAGGCAACGAAGCGGGTGAAAAAGCTTTCAGAACTTGTGGATTCTGCCCGGTAAGCAGAATAGATGTTATGCTCAAAAGAAGAATAAGTGAATAATCGAAAAAGTTGTTCTACCGCATCGTCACAACAAGACCTTTTTATTCGCCGTACTTCTTGTACGGCTCTTTTTTCGGTCTGTTGTTCCTTTTTTGTGAAAAATTTTCTTGGAAATGCTTTTTACGAGCGCTCACTACGTTTGCATTTTTTGTCATTCTGAACGAAGTGAAGAATCCCATACATAGATGTACTTTTGCTTGCAACACCCAAAATTGCCTGCTCTCATGAGGCGCAAGTTTGGGTGTGGCGCACGGATTTGACAAAACAGTCTGCCGAACCTTTTTCAGCCCCTTTTTGGGAATAAACGTCGCGTTACAGGGAACAAACGTCTATTGACAGAGCTGTTTCGTGTATGCTAAAATATGGGTAAAGGGGTGATTGTATGAAAAAGCGAATTGCATTTGTTTTGGCTTGTCTACTTTGCTTTATGGTTTTTGCACCTGTTACGCGTGGCATGAGTCATTGGGCAAAGGATGAGATAAAAAAAGCAGAAAGCGCCGGACTTTTAGATGTAGAAAAGACATACGCGTATCAAAAGCCGATTACCCGTGAAGCATTTTGCGATTTGCTGTATGCCTACGTCTGCAAAACAAGTTATTTTACAGATGTAAGCAATGGGGATTTGCCGTGGTCGCCTAAAATGCCTTTTTCCGACACTGGGAATTATCGTGTGCACGAATTACATGACCATGATTTTGTAACAGGGAAAAGCGAAACCGCGTTTTGCCCCGATGACTTTTTAACCCGTGGAGAAGCGGCAACGCTTATCATCCGTGCTGTTTCGCGCACCATGCCCGATGTGCAGGTGGAG of Clostridia bacterium contains these proteins:
- a CDS encoding beta-glucuronidase; protein product: MGRLFDEHAKRKVQSLDGAWKFRLDKENIGEKEGWQEGLENAETVLVPSVWNTKQGLLTYEGVAWYEKSFYTRGGTMRFCFGAVMTVADVWLDGEYLGNHYGGFCQFDFIKTDVKAGVHRLTVRVDNRFDEQSVPQVHVDWYNYGGITRSVTAETLEGICILSSKLDYTLSEDMKNATCDFTLNLYNASGVQECSALNVSLGENTVYNSEVCLDGNAEKVLKIPAFEAENVKLWDEGVPNLYTVSMQTKTDDLFDRVGFRKIWTKNEKIYLNGKELQIRGVNRHEEHPEFGFAFPPALMKRDIDLALEMGCNAFRGSHYPNAQEFLDFLDENGVLFWSEIPIWGCGFSEEALADPVVVERGLNMHKEMVKHYFNHPSIVFWGMHNEIQSNKPAGFEMTKTYQKFLRENGGNRLIVFASNHALNDISYEFTDVICINAYLGWYSDSVEDWGNFIEELVAYRNELGFSDKPILMGEFGAAAIYGWHDDENILWSEEYQAKLISYCLELFHKTPAMAGTFIWQFCDIRTSKDMGLNRARSFNNKGLLNEYRKPKLAYRAAKNLYLQFKAEMEK
- a CDS encoding sugar phosphate isomerase/epimerase produces the protein MRVGINLYGGFPYEQVIEAFKENGIDHTFVCIEHPQFEAVMQALQEAKIKVDSFHAPYKKQNLIWTEGDTGEEMLAIFLKSIDYCVQYGVKTMVMHVSNGRPMPEISETGVRRFDKLMSYAKGKGITVAFESHRYLENVKFMMERYPEAGFCLDTAHEHAFTPGLKYMPFWGHRLVATHISDNDCLCDKDMHMLPFDGIIDWETTAKEIAECGRDVTLMLEIKPGNHEKYKDLSAKEYYAEATKRVKKLSELVDSAR